The DNA region GGCTGTCGTGTCGTGATTCCCTCCAGTGAGGGCAAAGGCGACCGTTGAGGGAATGATGCGGGGCTCGGACGAACGCAGCGAAGGTCTTTTCAGCTACGTGAGCTGCGAGGCACGGGTTCCGGCGACCCATCCATTGCGGCCGATCCGGGCCATCGTGGACGAAGCGCTGGAGGTGATGTCACCGGCGTTCGAGGGGCTGTACTCCAAGATCGGCCGGCCGTCGATCCCGCCGGAAAAGCTGCTGCGGGCGCTGCTGCTCCAGGCCTTCTACTCGGTGCGCTCGGAACGCCAGCTGATGGAACAGCTCGACTATAACCTGCTGTTCCGCTGGTTCGTCGGCTTGTCGATGGACGCTCCGGTGTGGGACGTGACGGTGTTCACCAAGAACCGGGAGCGTCTGCTGGCCGGGGATGTGGCGGCCAAGTTCCTGGCCACCGTGCTGGGCCAGCCGAAGGTGAAAGCGCTGCTGTCGGACGAGCACTTCTCGGTGGACGGGACGCTGATCGAAGCCTGGGCCAGCGTGAAGAGCTTCCGGCCCAAAGATGGCAGCGGTGAGCCGCCGGGGCCGGGACGCAACGGCGAACGCGACTTTCACGGCGAGAAGCGGTCCAACGAGACCCATGCCTCGACCAGCGACCCCGAGGCGCGGCTGTACCGCAAGGGCAACGGGCAGCCGGCGAAGCTGGCCTTCATGGGTCATGCGTTGATGGAGAACCGGAACGCCCTGGTGGTCAATGTCCGGCTCACCGCGGCGACCGGCTTGGCCGAGCGCGAGGCGGCGGTGTCCATGGTCGAGGCCATCCCCGGCCGCCACCGCATCACGGTGGGCGCCGACAAGGCCTACGACACCAAGGATTTCGTGGCGAACATGCGCGAGTTGGGCGCCGCCCCGCACGTCGCCCAGAACACCCGCAACCGCCGCTCGGCCATCGACGGCCGAACCACCCGCCACCCCGGCTATGCAGTCAGCCTACGAATCCGCAAGCGCATCGAGGAGGTGTTCGGCTGGATCAAAGGGGCCGGGCTACGCAAGACCCGCCATCGCGGCACGGCCCGTGTCGGCTGGATGTTCACCCTGACCGCCGCCGCCTACAACCTGATCCGCCTGCCAAAGCTACTGGCGGCGGCATAATCACGCCCGGAGTCCGCCCAAAAGGCGGCCTTGGGCGCTCCAGGCCGGGGGTGCACCCGCTGATTTCGACCAAAGCGGGTGCAAAAGGCCCAAATTTCGAGCCTCCGCAGAGGCAAGGACGCCATACACGAGCCTTTTTCCGCGTCCTGTTAGGCTTGGATGCTCTCCGGCTTTTGCGGCGGATTGATCCAGACTTCGATTGGCTTTGCGGGTGGTTGAGGCGCTTTGCGAACGAAACGCTCCGGTGTGCGGCGAAAGGCACGGTCGAGGGTTTGCTGGCGGGCGGCATGGACGGCGTCGGCTTGGCCGTAATGGACTTGGTCTGGGGTCATCAGGCCGATGCCGGCATGGTGGTGATCCCGGTTGTACCAGGTGAAGAAGTCCCGGCAGAAGGTCCTGGCATCCTCGATGGAGCCGAAGCGCTTGGGGAATTGCGGCTGATATTTCAGGGTCT from Azospirillum sp. B510 includes:
- a CDS encoding IS5-like element ISAzs10 family transposase → MRGSDERSEGLFSYVSCEARVPATHPLRPIRAIVDEALEVMSPAFEGLYSKIGRPSIPPEKLLRALLLQAFYSVRSERQLMEQLDYNLLFRWFVGLSMDAPVWDVTVFTKNRERLLAGDVAAKFLATVLGQPKVKALLSDEHFSVDGTLIEAWASVKSFRPKDGSGEPPGPGRNGERDFHGEKRSNETHASTSDPEARLYRKGNGQPAKLAFMGHALMENRNALVVNVRLTAATGLAEREAAVSMVEAIPGRHRITVGADKAYDTKDFVANMRELGAAPHVAQNTRNRRSAIDGRTTRHPGYAVSLRIRKRIEEVFGWIKGAGLRKTRHRGTARVGWMFTLTAAAYNLIRLPKLLAAA